In one window of Bdellovibrio bacteriovorus W DNA:
- a CDS encoding putative ATP-binding component of a transport system (COG1131 ABC-type multidrug transport system, ATPase component), whose translation MSHPLEITDLRKRYTNSPKEAVRGVSFEVKAGEIFGLLGPNGAGKTSIISTITTLEKPTSGSVKVFGVDVTKEPMFTKKQIGIVHQEIINSGFFTVEEILKFHSGYYGLRKNQERILFLLEKLSLLEHRDKKVKQLSGGMKRRLMIAKALVHNPKLLLLDEPTAGVDIRLREDLWKFVQELRSEGMSILLTTHYLEEAEELCDRVGIINFGNVVHVGNTKEIIREYSLKKIRLLLTQDYPVQSEYLKERNENSYLLVVPQHKAIGDLLTELNIPMQFIKDVEIQNGDLEEAFLKLVSRTETSDSSSQVRV comes from the coding sequence GTGAGTCATCCATTAGAAATCACTGATTTAAGAAAACGCTATACGAACAGCCCCAAAGAAGCTGTTCGCGGAGTGAGTTTTGAAGTCAAAGCCGGAGAAATTTTCGGACTTTTAGGGCCTAATGGTGCAGGCAAAACTTCTATCATTTCAACAATCACGACTTTAGAAAAGCCGACCTCAGGAAGTGTGAAAGTCTTTGGAGTCGACGTTACAAAAGAGCCGATGTTTACTAAAAAACAAATCGGTATCGTTCACCAAGAAATCATCAACTCTGGTTTTTTTACGGTAGAAGAAATCTTGAAGTTTCATTCTGGATACTACGGACTAAGAAAGAACCAAGAGCGTATTTTATTTCTACTTGAGAAACTTTCTTTGCTTGAACATCGCGATAAAAAAGTAAAACAACTCTCTGGCGGTATGAAAAGACGACTGATGATTGCTAAAGCTTTAGTGCACAATCCGAAGTTATTGCTTTTAGATGAACCCACAGCGGGCGTAGACATTCGTCTGCGTGAAGACCTCTGGAAGTTTGTTCAAGAATTGCGTTCTGAGGGGATGTCGATTCTTTTAACGACTCATTATCTTGAAGAAGCTGAAGAGCTTTGTGATCGCGTGGGCATTATAAATTTCGGTAACGTTGTTCATGTGGGGAATACTAAAGAAATCATTCGTGAGTACTCGCTCAAAAAAATCCGCCTTTTGTTGACTCAAGACTATCCAGTTCAGTCCGAGTACCTAAAGGAAAGAAACGAGAACTCTTATCTTTTGGTTGTTCCGCAACATAAAGCTATTGGGGATTTACTGACGGAGCTCAATATTCCGATGCAGTTCATTAAGGACGTCGAAATTCAAAATGGGGATTTAGAAGAGGCCTTCTTGAAGCTCGTCAGCCGAACAGAGACATCCGATAGTTCATCTCAGGTCAGAGTTTAG
- a CDS encoding ABC transporter integral membrane protein (COG0842 ABC-type multidrug transport system, permease component) translates to MTGFITLFQREIARFCKVLVQTVITPFVSSFLYLLIFGVSLGEQMSAQQGVSYLSFLIPGLMMMGLINNAFQNSSSSVVSSKFSGDMEDLRVAPVSDQEIIWAMSLASLVRGSVVAVITFIVGTVFMYFQQGQWLSIANPLTTLFFLVIAGLLFGMIGISVAFWATSFDQLSAFSAFILLPLTYLGGVFLSIEHLHPFWQMISKVNPLLYLINGLRYGILGVSDVDVMTAALISIVGFIFFFGTALFSLRKGSFQRW, encoded by the coding sequence GTGACAGGTTTTATTACATTATTCCAAAGAGAAATTGCGCGATTCTGCAAAGTTCTTGTGCAGACGGTGATCACACCGTTTGTTTCGTCATTTTTATATTTATTAATTTTCGGTGTTTCTTTAGGAGAGCAAATGAGCGCCCAGCAGGGCGTGAGTTATCTGTCTTTTTTGATCCCAGGATTAATGATGATGGGCTTAATCAATAATGCCTTTCAAAACTCTTCCTCGTCTGTAGTCTCTTCAAAGTTTTCTGGGGACATGGAAGACTTGCGTGTGGCTCCGGTTTCAGATCAAGAGATCATCTGGGCAATGAGTCTTGCAAGTCTTGTGAGGGGCTCGGTTGTTGCCGTGATTACATTCATCGTGGGTACGGTGTTTATGTATTTCCAACAGGGGCAATGGTTGAGTATTGCAAATCCTTTGACGACTTTATTCTTTTTGGTGATTGCGGGATTGCTCTTTGGAATGATCGGGATCAGCGTTGCTTTCTGGGCGACATCTTTTGACCAGCTCTCTGCATTTTCAGCCTTCATTCTTCTGCCTTTGACATATCTAGGCGGTGTGTTCTTGTCGATTGAGCATCTACATCCGTTTTGGCAGATGATTAGTAAGGTAAATCCTCTCTTGTATCTCATTAACGGACTTCGTTACGGGATTCTTGGTGTGAGTGACGTGGATGTGATGACGGCGGCCCTGATCTCTATTGTGGGCTTCATATTCTTTTTTGGGACGGCTTTATTCAGCCTCCGTAAAGGCAGCTTCCAGCGTTGGTAG